The following coding sequences are from one Lolium rigidum isolate FL_2022 chromosome 6, APGP_CSIRO_Lrig_0.1, whole genome shotgun sequence window:
- the LOC124661070 gene encoding rust resistance kinase Lr10-like — MAISLAYLYPVIFQALAILSTLSVLLTKTAAAHILGQAVCPSFSCGHLQNIQHPFRLPGDPPGCGVQEYELVCSGNLAIIHINMGRYFVTNISYSDSIFWVVDASLDNSSCPIPERNHHPYLYGLSSANMTLFYPEEGTWAAFVVCSQMIKDNVIYRPVDCQSTNSSFVYVLTSELSYLVRNVEPSCGYLAMTPLSSWRVWTRGNVGYDYEDVVKFMRKGFAVRFPIYVHDSPWTYSRIINRCLNYSVSNFHKQMSSSSIQNQTSAILGVDIRFLRCINYHYQTKLFLAAVVTVSAISIVKFIIVFAILSRLVFAPLSVLTFLAYKYWKTKIAVDTVEKFLQMQLALGPTRYAYTDITAITSHFRDKLGQGGYGTVYKGVLPGDVHVAIKMLISSMSDGEEFISEVSSIGSIHHVNVVRLVGFCSEEMRRALVYEYMPNGSLEKYIFSSDKSFSWDKLNEIAVGIARGINYLHRGCDMQILHFDIKPHNILLDSDFTPKIADFGLAKLYPRDNSFLPVSAARGTVGYIAPEMISRSFGTISSKSDVYSFGMLLLEMAGGRRNVDPQASRSQTYYPAWVYNQLSRQEVGEISEARGIHEVEKKLCIVALWCIQMMSHDRPSMSEVLDMLEAGVDGLEIPPEPFFCGDEYAPDANSLHLPESTTFSE; from the exons ATGGCCATTTCCCTTGCATATCTGTATCCTGTTATATTCCAAGCATTAGCAATCTTGTCCACACTTTCAGTTCTTCTAACGAAGACTGCAGCAGCACATATCCTGGGACAAGCAGTTTGCCCCTCTTTCTCCTGTGGGCATCTCCAAAACATCCAGCATCCTTTCCGTTTGCCAGGTGATCCTCCTGGCTGTGGTGTTCAGGAATATGAGCTTGTTTGTAGCGGAAATCTGGCtataattcacatcaacatgggaAGATACTTTGTCACTAACATCTCCTACAGTGACTCTATTTTCTGGGTTGTTGATGCCAGTTTGGATAACAGCAGCTGCCCTATTCCTGAGAGGAATCACCATCCTTATCTATATGGATTGTCATCAGCTAACATGACGCTGTTCTATCCGGAGGAAGGTACATGGGCTGCCTTTGTGGTTTGTTCACAGATGATAAAAGATAATGTTATTTATAGGCCTGTTGATTGCCAGAGTACAAACAGTTCTTTTGTTTATGTGTTGACTAGCGAGCTTTCGTATTTGGTCCGAAATGTTGAGCCTTCATGTGGATACTTGGCCATGACTCCTTTGAGCAGTTGGCGTGTGTGGACGAGAGGTAATGTAGGTTATGATTATGAAGATGTCGTAAAATTTATGAGGAAGGGGTTTGCTGTTAGATTTCCTATCTATGTACATGATAGTCCCTGGACATATTCACGGATCATCAACAGATGCCTGAATTATTCAGTGAG TAACTTCCACAAACAGATGTCTAGTTCAAGCATCCAAAATCAGACTTCAGCGATTCTTGGCGTTGACATCCGTTTCTTGAGATGTATAAATTACCACTACCAAACTAAATTATTTTTGGCAGCGGTAGTCACAGTTTCTGCTATAAGTATTGTCAAGTTCATTATCG TGTTTGCAATATTATCCAGGTTAGTCTTTGCACCATTGTCCGTATTGACCTTCCTTGCCTACAAATACTGGAAAACAAAGATAGCAGTTGACACAGTTGAGAAGTTCCTCCAGATGCAACTAGCCCTTGGCCCAACAAGGTATGCCTACACAGACATCACTGCAATCACTAGCCACTTCAGAGATAAACTGGGCCAAGGAGGCTATGGGACTGTGTACAAAGGTGTGCTTCCAGGTGATGTCCATGTTGCCATCAAAATGTTAATCAGCTCCATGTCTGACGGAGAAGAATTCATTAGTGAGGTGTCCAGCATCGGAAGCATTCACCATGTCAATGTAGTGCGTCTAGTTGGTTTCTGCTCAGAGGAAATGAGGAGGGCTCTTGTTTACGAGTACATGCCCAACGGATCTCTTGAGAAGTACATCTTCTCATCTGACAAAAGTTTCTCCTGGGACAAGCTCAACGAGATTGCTGTGGGCATTGCCAGAGGTATCAACTACCTGCATCGAGGGTGCGATATGCAGATACTACACTTCGACATCAAGCCGCACAACATCCTGTTAGACAGCGACTTCACTCCGAAGATTGCTGACTTTGGGCTCGCGAAACTGTACCCAAGGGACAACAGTTTTTTGCCTGTGAGTGCTGCTAGGGGAACAGTTGGCTACATAGCTCCTGAAATGATATCACGTAGCTTTGGCACTATATCGTCCAAGTCTGATGTTTATAGCTTTGGGATGCTATTGCTGGAGATGGCTGGGGGGCGGAGGAACGTAGATCCACAGGCGTCAAGAAGCCAGACGTATTACCCAGCATGGGTGTACAATCAACTGTCACGACAAGAGGTGGGTGAAATTTCAGAGGCTAGGGGCATCCATGAGGTGGAGAAGAAGCTATGCATTGTTGCGTTGTGGTGCATCCAGATGATGTCACATGATAGGCCATCGATGAGTGAGGTGTTAGACATGCTTGAAGCTGGCGTCGATGGCCTGGAGATACCTCCCGAGCCATTCTTTTGCGGGGATGAGTATGCCCCTGATGCAAATTCCTTGCATTTGCCGGAATCAACTACATTTTCAGAATAA